The proteins below come from a single Aegilops tauschii subsp. strangulata cultivar AL8/78 chromosome 6, Aet v6.0, whole genome shotgun sequence genomic window:
- the LOC141026016 gene encoding uncharacterized protein, producing MTPSKKRYPHYQKLVYEIYLTAKKVAHYFQEHSVTVISDTPLSEIMSNRDATVQVAKWVIELLPLDIKFEAKKAIKSQALVEFLAEWIEQEQPVLSVPEHWAMFFDSSKMLHGFGAGVVFVSPKDGFNPEDSAKNVFLEHLHSPTIKEDPFVEEPLQQVGPSNPTVVDIPAVIDLVEEILVITPKWIEPYLAYLLRQELPEDEAEARQMVRRPKAFTVMGDQLYKKSTTGVTQRCISPEEGPKILQEIHSGTCGHHASSRTLVAKAFRAMFYWHRANEVARDIVDQCVGCQFYVNQSHKSASSLKTIPLTWPFVVWGLDMVGTLRIGESGFTHLLVAVDKFTKWIEAKPIKKLDSATAIQFITEIIFIFGVPHSITTDNGSNFDSDEFHEFCYTQGTRVDYASVVHP from the exons ATGACCCCTTCCAAGAAAAGGTATCCGCACTATCAGAAGCTAGTATATGAAATCTACCTAACTGCAAAGAAGGTGGCACACTACTTCCAAGAACACTCAGTCACGGTGATAAGTGACACCCCTCTGTCGGAGATCATGAGTAACAGAGATGCCACGGTCCAAGTGGCAAAGTGGGTCATCGAGCTCCTTCCACTTGACATCAAGTTTGAAGCCAAGAaagccatcaagtcacaagcccTGGTAGAGTTCCTCGCCGAATGGATTGAGCAAGAGCAACCCGTCCTGAGTGTTCCCGAACACTGGGCGATGTTCTTTGATAGCTCCAAGATGCTTCATGGCTTCGGAGCCGGAGTGGTCTTCGTGTCTCCTAAAG ATGGGTTCAACCCGGAAGACAGTGCCAAAAATGTGTTCCTGGAACACCTGCACTCGCCCACAATCAAGGAAGATCCTTTTGTGGAAGAGCCCCTGCAACAAGTCGGTCCTTCCAATCCGACTGTAGTAGACATCCCTGCGGTAATCGACCTAGTCGAAGAGATCCTTGTTATCACTCCCAAGTGGATTGAACCATACCTGGCTTACCTGCTCCGGCAGGAGCTCCCAGAAGATGAAGCTGAAGCTCGCCAGATGGTCCGTCGACCTAAGGCATTCACCGTCATGGGGGACCAATTGTACAAGAAAAGCACCACCGGAGTTACTCAGCGATGCATATCACCAGAGGAAGGGCCAAAAATTCTGCAGGAGATTCACTCCGGGACATGTGGGCATCACGCATCCTCTCGGACCCTGGTCGCCAAAGCATTCAGGGCTATGTTCTATTGGCACCGAGCCAATGAAGTAGCCCGAGATATAGTGGATCAATGCGTCGGGTGCCAGTTTTACGTGAATCAATCGCACAAGTCGGCATCCTCTCTGAAGACTATTCCCCTTACTTGGCCATTCGTCGTCTGGGGACTAGATATGGTCGGCACTCTTCGGATTGGGGAAAGTGGTTTCACGCACCTGTtggtggcagtcgacaagtttaccaagtggatcgaggccAAGCCAATAAAGAAGTTAGACTCAGCCACTGCCATTCAGTTCATCACAGAGATAATCTTCATATTCGGAGTCCCTCACAGCATCACCACTGACAACGGGTCTAACTTCGACTCGGACGAGTTCCATGAGTTTTGCTACacccaaggcactcgggtcgatTACGCCTCTGTGGTGCACCCGTAG